Proteins found in one Ornithorhynchus anatinus isolate Pmale09 chromosome 8, mOrnAna1.pri.v4, whole genome shotgun sequence genomic segment:
- the HELZ2 gene encoding helicase with zinc finger domain 2, translating into MPPANRPASGPLGGLLSQVELCLVCSRCSERVNESTYTLREVEHACPREILLARARKAKKQEEWRKVGRRPDFPRPARYEVCRYYSPREGCRKHRNQCTFARSPEEALVWTFEREHNVKRLWLKAEVQGAQSQAACAPTRASGTGEEIRTEFGGHFREVCKPCFHQRPARILAVGPGEQCPEHKTRQPVLVHVTGESRRKRQYTEIRPLPKAGQQLDFCMYVSRGQQCRHGASRCHYAHSDVEMAVWEAERAGRLTRSALLPAEGTAGPEAAAEAAGDGEAAHGASRGPVTCPKVQLYCPACLVTCSSQENFENHCATLEHTQMVSYDQVPQWQHRAPPFGLTKFKLCSRPDICVYGMGCTQAHSLEELQEWIQRAQATRTKTDSARQDGLLSYPDRLIFDYQRCSNEVLVISEEVENVVVLCKQPLSVHSEDRRLQYKWTFVLSSKDPLLHVALLKRLTGATFSLVANGLQRGVRYAQGERFHVPGTALTFQVEVRMDCMAFGAYEQWVVFDFGHRPVLLQKLQVTVGRRDGPSSRAAQRDEGRFVDLTRWHGGNRHIIPSLERTSDEMQLLAKYKVPALALEFRPGSLAQGPATRFNYREKMHHFLYLEEETQQQLVAKLNLQVTVSLTSMLQTLAVGMKFAPPGELYAEVPIPCALTPDTDQGYLLSRAVNTAYLAPVPAPDNLVYEVCLEGKATTERSVWLQLPARCCTKMDLRAGTTCHVEVQFQIDRLLFRQWHQAVDTLMDEKLVVPDVPACSLPRLKPPPANLNGNRKQKLAISFITGEAAGIRQVPPLLIYGPFGTGKTYTLAMATLEIIKQPQTRVLICTHTNSAADIYIREYFHAYVTDGHPEAVPLRVKPSDRSISQTDPTTLQYCCLAENPRSFRRPTLAEIDQHRIIITTTTYSRDLRVPTGYFSHILIDEAAQMLECEALIPLAYATLDTRIVLAGDHMQVTPKLFSVGNGQSADHTLLNRLFQYYQREKHEVAIQSRVIFHENYRSTEGIISFVSRHFYVAKGNAIQASGRIPPHPEKYPLMFCHVAGTPERDMSMTSWFNAAEILQVIEKVQDVYKTWPCEWGTPEFKRICVVSHGMQVNAIRQELRKKHLGEVAVENFENLPGREFRVIIVSTVHNRDSLLSTSAPNLEFFSEARVLNTVMTRAQSQVIAVGDAVALCSFGQCSKVWKHFIQECIEKGSVSPEGLTLEQIKQNVAERQRWARSNGEQAEEQEDEEDSDALSWSSDAELNTDDPILRELLDESKNVVVTVTEDGLLDVKTETSSRLSSRQEYISFPASTLNKYLRMHPKMYKRCELVKEAFEKASAFSLDDSPPLNIQIKGRVNCGTAFTGDRVLVELLSPGSEDGVSPRPHGRVVGVLEKAEKARTFICKMDEFDHRVMIPIDPSVTKIFVPVVKTKPNLVPIRRFSRGKIQLVSYERITEETKRNQLFHVQIISWRERFYYPLGIILEILPLALTLEQGLKILDMEYCVAPNRKYPAPVTKEVAKFNSGKAAVTLGPRQDCRQYVTFTVDPRGSRDLDDAISVRDLGSHYEIGVHITDVASFVPKDGALDKEAKKRGATYYAPGKEPVGMFPPQLSQDFCSLLPQRDRQAISLLLTVEKNGDRVAKQDITSSVIRSDRQLTYEEAEVLIKSHPGGAPLRFDTLEDCVFVAYHFSHVSRRARLQGDCYYEQLDEENSLGNRGSHQMIQEYMIMFNSFVAEFLTNKENTRNITPLRCQAQPNPQQAVQLRNKYSHLLPMSIHLSHHLRAPAACRAPAASPAPAAGSGFGLLTPLWEHLQLAARSRDYHKMVDLIATDDIHPKLAPASLEFRKLLSRSYFSRSNSTVLAQVGHYSLQVEWYTWASSPIRRYIDLVLQRQLLAALGWAPLGYSSDDIDFLCHDFNRKNGRALAYERRAHSLQLATQLKGQVLQKLAFVVNVEPENRFFKVVFPMNRDTLPDPHLIYYRALQLVEQPGFASRDQSIKLMWKRRVYSVETGKACAPLPGKLLDDQITPVSPSVWSDVLSAVRAEDFGRAASLLQVKQAPPRRTVGLVARSKCSHYLELSLELCAGDALTMQLTSDVQRGFLVPSIQLWSLTPGFAVCLEHAEKPVDCFTRYATQATRDTYKDAREYSRVWEPLCAMESATSAVAENDPIVLRDVQIAWDQKRNRQGQLQGAFSMEKEFLEACAIDINFTFCYLCIRLEGLKLGTPSKEEEEEECLSGSLQKLSLSGGAAAASPTAGSGLRIDPYTYTWVAHGQTEEVDADESKADKREQRHKVQFCLNHVSMEHMPPEVTRAGAKFTIELIPKLLPDVRREEAIWKLSWSPPLVNSIALGQPLKEAVTKSSLLKLRIFDVPRGQHRLNKSQNSAVLEALQKPFTLIQGPPGTGKTVVGVHIVYWFHQLNQEKQRDWKPLEGEKKKKETKEKCILYCGPSNKSVDVVSEILLRMRAYLRPLRVYSEQVEAMEFPPPGSCRNLSRRHIREGKPKPELRDMILHHRIRMPSNPFFNELIEFDKRVKKGDLFLSGEIEIFKTVLSKAKMYELSRHDVILCTCSCAASNILTKLNTKQILIDECSMSTEPETLIPLVNHSRAKKVVLLGDHKQLRPVVNNDACRSLGMEKSLFERYQSQALMLDTQYRMHKDICKFPSKEFYNNRLQTCPDLKRPSSVFFHKDKACCPIVFGYIEGKEQSLLVSTDEGNENSRANLEEVEQVVRIAKQLTLVGTIKPKDIAILSPYNAQVAEINKRLLKEGMVGVTVSSIMKSQGSEWKYVILSIVRSCPRSDIDRKPTKSWLKKHLGFVTDPNQVNVGITRAQEGLCIIGNHCLLKCCLLWKRLLDFYHLEGCCVPASNVCVRKRPAFLS; encoded by the exons ATGCCGCCGGCCAACAGACCGGCCTCCGGGCCCCTGGGAGGGCTCCTCAGCCAGGTGGAGCTCTGCCTGGTCTGCTCCCGCTGCAGCGAGCGGGTGAACGAGAGCACGTACACCCTGCGGGAGGTGGAGCACGCCTGCCCGCGGGAGATCCTGCTGGCCCGGGCCAGGAAAGCCAAGAAGCAGGAGGAGTGGCGGAAGGTGGGCCGGAGGCCGGACTTCCCCCGGCCGGCCCGTTACGAGGTCTGCCGGTACTACAGCCCCCGGGAAGGATGCCGGAAGCATCGCAATCAGTGCACCTTTGCCCGCAGCCCCGAGGAGGCTCTGGTCTGGACCTTCGAGAGGGAGCACAACGTCAAGAGGCTGTGGCTCAAGGCCGAGGTGCAGGGAGCCCAAAGCCAGGCCGCCTGCGCCCCTACTAGGGCCTCCGGCACGGGGGAGGAGATCCGGACTGAGTTCGGGGGACACTTCCGGGAGGTCTGCAAGCCCTGCTTCCACCAGCGCCCGGCCAGAATCTTGGCCGTGGGCCCCGGGGAGCAGTGCCCCGAGCACAAGACTCGACAGCCCGTCCTGGTGCACGTGACGggcgagagcaggaggaagaggcagtaCACGGAGATCAGGCCCCTGCCCAAGGCCGGGCAGCAGCTGGACTTCTGCATGTACGTCTCGCGGGGACAGCAGTGCCGTCACGGCGCCTCCCGCTGCCACTACGCCCACAGCGACGTGGAGATGGCGGTGTGGGAGGCCGAGCGAGCCGGGAGGCTCACGCGCtcggctctgctcccggccgagGGGACGGCGGGTCCAGAGGCGGCGGCCGaggcggcgggggacggggaggcggcCCACGGGGCCAGCAGAGGCCCGGTCACCTGCCCCAAGGTGCAGCTCTATTGCCCTGCTTGCCTGGTGACCTGCAGCTCCCAGGAGAACTTTGAGAACCACTGTGCCACCCTGGAGCACACGCAGATGGTCTCCTACGACCAGGTCCCCCAATGGCAGCACCGGGCACCGCCCTTCGGGCTGACCAAGTTCAAGCTCTGCAGCAG GCCGGACATCTGCGTCTACGGAATGGGCTGTACGCAGGCCCACTCCCTGGAGGAGCTGCAGGAGTGGATCCAGCGGGCCCAGGCCACCAGGACCAAGACCGACTCGGCCCGGCAGGACGGGCTGCTCTCCTACCCGGACCGGCTCATCTTCGACTACCAGCGCTGCAGCAACGAAGTCCTCGTT ATATCCGAGGAGGTGGAGAACGTGGTGGTGCTCTGCAAGCAGCCCCTCAGTGTCCATTCGGAAGACAGGAGGCTGCAGTACAAATGGACTTTTGTCCTCAGCTCCAAG GACCCGCTGTTGCACGTGGCTCTTCTGAAGAGGTTGACCGGGGCCACCTTCTCCCTTGTGGCCAACGGGCTTCAGCGGGGAGTGCGCTATGCTCAGGGGGAGCGgttccacgtgccaggcaccgcgctGACCTTCCAGGTAGAGGTTCGGATGGACTGCATGGCCTTCGGCGCCTATGAACAGTGGGTGGTCTTTGACTTTGGCCACCGCCCCGTCCTGCTGCAGAAGTTACAGGTGACGGTGGGCCGGCGGGACGGCCCCTCGTCCAGGGCCGCCCAGCGGGATGAGGGCCGCTTCGTGGACTTGACCCGCTGGCACGGGGGAAACCGACACATCATTCCCAGCTTGGAGAGGACCAGCGACGAGATGCAGCTGCTGGCCAAGTACAAGGTGCCCGCGCTTGCCCTGGAGTTTCGGCCGGGCAGCCTGGCCCAGGGCCCAGCCACCCGCTTCAACTATCGCGAGAAGATGCACCACTTCCTGTACCTGGAGGAGGAGACCCAGCAGCAGCTTGTGGCCAA GCTCAACCTCCAGGTcacggtctcgctcacgtcgatgCTGCAGACGCTTGCCGTGGGCATGAAGTTTGCGCCCCCTGGGGAGCTGTATGCCGAGGTGCCCATCCCCTGCGCCCTGACGCCGGACACCGATCAGGGCTACCTGTTGAGCCGGGCGGTCAACACGGCCTACTTGGCACCCGTCCCTGCGCCAGACAACCTGGTGTATGAGGTTTGCTTGGAGGGCAAAGCCACGACCGAACGCAGCGTGTGGCTACAGCTGCCCGCCCGTTGCTGCACTAAAATGGACCTGCGGGCAGGGACCACCTGCCACGTGGAGGTCCAGTTCCAGATTGACCGGCTCCTGTTCCGACAGTGGCACCAGGCCGTGGACACCCTCATGGACGAGAAGCTGGTGGTGCCCGACGTGCCCGCCTGCTCCCTGCCCCGACTGAAGCCGCCCCCGGCGAACCTCAACGGCAACCGGAAACAGAAGCTGGCCATCTCGTTCATCACGGGGGAGGCCGCTGGCATCCGCCAGGTGCCCCCTCTTCTCATCTACGGTCCTTTCGGGACGGGCAAGACCTACACCCTGGCCATGGCCACTCTGGAGATCATTAAACAGCCCCAAACCAGGGTGCTGATCTGCACCCACACCAACAG CGCGGCCGACATCTACATCCGGGAGTACTTCCACGCTTACGTCACGGACGGGCACCCCGAGGCCGTCCCGCTGAGGGTCAAACCCAGCGACCGCTCCATCAGCCAGACCGACCCGACCACCCTGCAGTACTGCTGCCTCGCCGagaacccacgctctttccgccgGCCCACCCTGGCCGAGATCGACCAGCAccgcatcatcatcaccaccacgaCCTACTCTCGGGACCTCCGCGTGCCCACCGGCTACTTCTCTCACATCCTCATCGACGAGGCGGCGCAGATGCTGGAGTGTGAGGCGCTGATCCCCCTGGCCTACGCCACCCTGGACACCCGCATCGTGTTGGCCGGAGACCACATGCAGGTGACCCCCAAACTCTTCTCCGTGGGAAACGGGCAGTCGGCGGATCACACCCTGCTGAACCGACTCTTCCAGTACTACCAGCGAGAGAAGCACGAGGTGGCGATCCAGAGCCGGGTCATCTTCCACGAGAACTACCGCTCCACCGAGGGCATCATCTCCTTCGTCTCCCGGCACTTCTACGTGGCGAAGGGCAACGCCATCCAGGCCAGCGGccgcatccctccccaccccgagaaGTACCCGCTCATGTTCTGCCACGTGGCCGGCACGCCGGAGCGGGACATGTCCATGACCTCGTGGTTCAATGCCGCCGAGATCCTGCAGGTCATCGAGAAGGTGCAGGACGTGTACAAGACCTGGCCCTGCGAGTGGGGGACCCCGGAGTTCAAGCGGATCTGCGTGGTGTCCCACGGGATGCAG GTGAATGCGATACGGCAGGAGCTGaggaagaagcacttgggagaagtggCGGTGGAGAACTTCGAGAACCTGCCAG GGCGGGAGTTCCGAGTGATCATCGTGAGCACCGTCCACAACAGAGACAGCCTCCTCAGCACCTCCGCCCCCAACCTGGAGTTCTTCAGCGAAGCCCGCGTGCTCAACACGGTGATGACCCGGGCCCAGTCCCAGGTCATCGCCGTGGGGGACGCCGTAGCCCTCTGCTCCTTCGGCCAGTGCAGCAAGGTCTGGAAGCATTTCATCCAGGAGTGTATCGAGAAGGGCAGCGTGTCTCCAGAGGGCCTGACCCTGGAACAGATCAAGCAGAACGTAGCCGAAAGGCAGCGCTGGGCCAGGAGCAACGGAGAGCAGGCGGAGGAGCAGGAAGACGAGGAAGACAGCGACGCTCTCTCGTGGTCGTCGGACGCCGAGCTCAACACGGACGACCCCATCCTCCGGGAGCTGCTGGACGAGAGCAAGAACGTGGTGGTGACCGTGACCGAAGACGGCCTGCTGGACGTGAAGACGGAGACCTCCTCCCGGCTGTCCAGCCGGCAGGAGTACATCAGCTTCCCCGCCTCGACGCTGAATAAGTACCTGCGCATGCACCCCAAGATGTACAAGAGGTGCGAGCTGGTCAAGGAGGCCTTCGAGAAGGCGTCCGCGTTCAGCCTGGAcgactcccctcccctcaacattcAGATCAAAGGCCGGGTCAACTGCGGCACGGCGTTCACCGGGGACCGGGTCCTGGTGGAGCTGCTGAGTCCCGGCTCGGAAGACGGGGTGTCGCCCCGCCCCCACGGCCGCGTGGTGGGCGTCCTGGAGAAGGCGGAGAAGGCGCGCACCTTCATCTGCAAGATGGATGAGTTCGACCACCGGGTGATGATCCCCATCGACCCCTCGGTCACCAAGATCTTCGTGCCGGTGGTGAAAACCAAGCCCAACCTGGTCCCCATCCGCCGCTTCAGCCGGGGGAAGATCCAGCTGGTCAGCTACGAGAGGATCACCGAGGAGACCAAGAGGAACCAGCTGTTCCACGTCCAGATCATCTCCTGGCGGGAGAGGTTCTACTACCCCCTGGGCATCATTCTGGAGATCCTGCCCCTGGCGCTGACCCTGGAGCAGGGGTTGAAGATCCTGGACATGGAATACTGCGTGGCCCCCAACCGGAAGTACCCGGCTCCGGTGACTAAGGAGGTGGCCAAGTTCAACTCGGGCAAGGCCGCCGTCACCCTGGGGCCCCGGCAGGACTGCCGCCAGTACGTGACCTTTACCGTGGACCCCCGGGGCTCTCGGGACCTGGACGACGCCATCAGCGTGCGGGACCTGGGCAGCCATTACGAGATCGGGGTCCACATCACCGACGTGGCCAGCTTCGTGCCCAAAGACGGGGCCTTGGACAAGGAGGCGAAGAAGCGGGGGGCCACCTACTACGCCCCGGGCAAGGAGCCGGTGGGCATGTTCCCCCCGCAGCTGAGCCAGGACTTCTGCAGCCTCCTGCCCCAGCGGGACCGCCAGGCCATCTCCCTGCTGCTCACCGTGGAGAAGAACGGGGACAGAGTGGCCAAGCAGGACATCACCTCTTCCGTCATCCGCTCGGACCGGCAGCTGACCTACGAGGAAGCCGAGGTGCTCATCAAGAGCCACCCCGGGGGCGCCCCGCTCCGGTTCGACACCTTGGAGGACTGCGTTTTCGTGGCCTACCACTTCTCCCACGTGTCCCGGAGGGCCCGCCTCCAGGGCGACTGCTACTACGAGCAGCTGGACGAAGAGAACTCCCTGGGGAACCGGGGCTCCCACCAGATGATCCAGGAGTACATGATCATGTTCAACAGCTTTGTGGCCGAGTTCCTGACCAATAAGGAGAACACCAGGAACATCACCCCTCTCCGGTGCCAGGCCCAGCCCAACCCGCAGCAGGCGGTGCAGCTGAGGAACAAGTACAGCCACCTGTTGCCCatgtccatccacctctcccatcacctccgggccccggcggcctgccgggccccggcggccagcccggccccggcggccggcTCCGGGTTCGGCCTCCTCACCCCGCTGTGGGAGCACCTGCAGCTCGCCGCCCGGAGCCGGGACTACCACAAGATGGTGGACCTCATCGCCACCGACGACATCCACCCGAAGCTGGCCCCGGCCAGCTTGGAGTTTCGCAAGTTGCTGAGCCGTTCCTACTTCAGCCGCTCCAACTCCACGGTCCTGGCCCAGGTGGGCCACTACTCCCTGCAGGTGGAATGGTATACCTGGGCCTCGTCCCCCATCCGCCGCTACATCGACCTGGTGCTGCAGAGGCAGCTCCTCGCCGCCCTGGGCTGGGCTCCTCTCGGCTACTCCTCCGACGACATCGACTTCCTGTGCCACGACTTCAACAGGAAGAACGGGAGGGCCCTGGCTTACGAGAGGCGGGCCCACTCCCTGCAGCTGGCCACCCAGCTCAAGGGTCAAGTGCTCCAGAAGCTGGCCTTCGTGGTCAACGTGGAGCCGGAAAACCGCTTCTTCAAGGTGGTCTTCCCCATGAACCGGGACACCCTGCCCGACCCTCACCTGATCTACTACCGGGCGCTGCAGTTGGTCGAGCAGCCGGGCTTCGCCTCCAGGGACCAGAGCATTAAGCTGATGTGGAAGAGGAGGGTCTACTCCGTGGAGACCGGCAAGGCGTGCGCCCCGCTCCCCGGGAAGCTGCTGGACGACCAGATCACCCCCGTGAGCCCGTCCGTCTGGAGCGACGTCCTCTCGGCCGTCCGGGCCGAGGACTTCGGGCGGGCGGCCTCGCTGCTCCAGGTGAAGCAGGCGCCGCCTCGCCGGACGGTCGGGCTCGTGGCCCGGAGCAAGTGCTCTCACTACCTGGAACTGTCCCTGGAGCTGTGTGCCGGGGATGCCTTGACCATGCAGCTGACCTCCGACGTCCAGCGAGGCTTCCTGGTGCCCTCCATCCAGCTCTGGAGCCTGACCCCGGGGTTCGCCGTGTGTCTGGAGCATGCGGAGAAGCCCGTGGACTGCTTTACCCGCTACGCCACCCAGGCCACCAGGGACACGTACAAGGACGCCCGGGAGTACTCCAGGGTCTgggaacctctctgtgccatggAGTCGGCCACCAGCGCCGTGGCCGAGAACGACCCCATCGTCCTGCGGGACGTCCAGATCGCCTGGGACCAGAAGAGGAATCGTCAGGGACAGCTTCAGGGGGCCTTTTCCATGGAGAAGGAGTTCCTAGAGGCCTGTGCCATCGATATCAACTTCACTTTTTGCTACCTCTGCATCCGGCTGGAGGGGCTGAAGCTTGGGACCCcgtcgaaggaggaggaggaagaagagtgccTGAGCGGCAGTCTCCAGAAGCTCAGTTTGTCcgggggggccgccgccgcctccccgacgGCCGGCTCCGGGCTCCGCATCGACCCCTACACCTACACCTGGGTGGCCCACGGCCAGACCGAGGAGGTGGACGCTGACGAATCCAAGGCCGAcaagagggaacagaggcacaaggTGCAGTTCTGTTTGAACCACGTGTCCATGGAGCACATGCCTCCGGAGGTCACCCGGGCCGGGGCCAAATTCACCATTGAGCTCATCCCCAAACTCCTCCCTGATgt CCGGAGGGAAGAGGCCATTTGGAAACTCTCTTGGTCACCTCCCCTTGTCAACAGTATCGccctgggccagccacttaaggAAG CGGTGACTAAGTCAAGCCTCCTGAAACTGAGGATCTTTGATGTCCCCCGGGGACAGCACAGGCTCAACAAGAGCCAGAACAGCGCCGTGCTGGAGGCCCTGCAGAAACCCTTCACCCTCATCCAGGGCCCTCCAG GCACTGGGAAGACTGTGGTTGGAGTCCACATTGTGTACTGGTTTCACCAACtgaaccaggagaagcagcgagatTGGAAGCCCCTGGAAggcgagaagaagaagaaggagacaaAGGAGAAATGCATCCTGTACTGTGGGCCTTCCAACAAGTCTGTTGATGTAGTCTCTG AAATTCTGTTGAGGATGAGGGCTTACCTGCGGCCTCTACGGGTGTACAGCGAGCAGGTGGAAGCCATGGAGTTCCCTCCTCCCGGAAGCTGCCGGAACCTCTCCCGGAGACACATTCGGGAAGGGAAGCCAAAGCCAGAGCTCAG GGACATGATTCTTCACCATCGCATCCGAATGCCGTCCAACCCGTTTTTTAATGAGCTCATCGAGTTTGACAAGAGAGTGAAGAAAGGAGATCTGTTTCTGAGTGGTGAAATTGAAAT ATTTAAGACAGTTCTCTCAAAGGCCAAAATGTACGAGCTGTCCAGACATGATGTCATCCTCTGCACCTGCTCCTGTGCGGCCTCCAACATCCTGACCAAGCTGAACACCAAGCAGATCCTCATCGATGAGTGCAGCATGTCCACGGAACCCGAGACGCTCATCCCTCTGGTCAACCATTCCCGGGCTAAGAAG GTGGTGTTGCTGGGGGATCACAAACAGCTGCGGCCCGTGGTCAACAACGATGCCTGCCGGAGCCTGGGAATGGAAAAGTCCCTGTTTGAGCGCTATCAGAGCCAGGCCTtgatgctggacacacagtacCGGATG CACAAGGATATCTGCAAGTTTCCTTCGAAGGAGTTTTATAACAACAGGCTTCAGACCTGCCCTGATCTGAAACGGCCCTCAAGTGTCTTTTTCCACAAAGACAAAGCCTGCTGTCCCATCGTCTTTGGTTACATCGAGGGTAAGGAGCAGAGCCTCCTCGTCTCCACGGACGAGGGGAATGAGAATTCTAGAGCcaacctggaggaggtggagcaggtg GTGCGGATAGCGAAGCAGCTAACTCTGGTTGGCACCATTAAGCCCAAGGATATTGCCATCCTAAGCCCCTACAATGCCCAGGTGGCCGAAATCAACAAGCGTCTCctgaaggaggggatggttggAGTCACAGTCTCTTCCATTATGAAGAGCCAAG GGAGCGAGTGGAAGTATGTGATCCTCAGCATTGTGCGCTCCTGCCCCCGCTCGGACATCGACAGGAAACCCACCAAGAGCTGGCTGAAGAAGCACCTGGGATTTGTCACTGACCCCAACCAGGTCAATGTAGGCATCACCCGAGCCCAGGAGGGATTGTGCATCATTG GAAACCACTGCCTCTTGAAGTGCTGCCTGCTTTGGAAGCGGCTCCTGGATTTCTATCACCTGGAGGGTTGCTGTGTCCCCGCTTCTAACGTGTGCGTTAGAAAGAGACCGGCCTTCCTCTCCTAA